CTGGGTGCACAGCTGGCCTCAGCAAGGTGCAGGGACGGCCAGGCCTATTACAGACTGGGGTGGCAGAGAAGGCACACAGGCCTAAAGGCAGTCTGCTGCTCTCCTGGGTCATCCACTCAGCCAGGGAGACAAAACAGACCCATGTGCACTAGACCAGCTCCAACTCTCAGGGGTCCATGGTCTCCCGCAACTGAGGACCAGAATAATCAGGGACAGAACTGACCAGATGCTGGCTATACCCATTAACCAATGCCCAGCCCTGTATTAATGCTGCCCCCCTGGGCTGAGGGCACCCAAGCAGTCTGCAGAGAGAGTGCAAACAGGGAGACCAAGTGACCTGGGGTCAGGGCTCACAGGGCAAGGGTAGCTGGGAAGGGGCTGCGGCCCAGACACCCAGAATGCAGCCTCCAGGGCCCAGCTATCCCAGCACCTGGCCCTGCGCTCTGCCAAGCACAGTGGGATTTTCCACACCCAGGACTCAGCTTAGTAGAGAAACAGGAGCCGGGAGAAAAGGCTGGACGTGCACCTGGCAGGAAGCAGCCTCCTGGCCTGGTGGGCCTAATGCCAGACAGGGCCACCCCTGCCTGCTACTCCAAGTCCAATGGCCCCAGGACACCTCCACCCAGCTTGCCCCAGGCGGCAGCAGGTGGCAGGAGGCCCCTGAGGAACTGGCCACCCCCTCACCTACCCCGGAAGCAAGGCCTAGCCTACCCACCCACTGAGATGAGGCCCCAGGCCTAGGGCAGAGTGGCTGGTAGATAGGACCAGCATGGGAGGGAAGGGTACACCCCTCTGTGGTCCTGCTACTGCCCCCAGGTGCCTCCTAGGGCCCCATGCCAATGAGGTGTACACCCAGTGGACAGAGTCATTTCTTAGGACCCTCTCAGTATCCATGTCTCTACTCACTGGCCACACCCTGCAGAACTGGGCCAGCCTTCAAGAGAGCTGCAATCCCATCCCTGGCTGGCCAGGAGGTCTCAAGAGAAGCTCTTGGCCCTGGGGCGGCTGAGGGTGGGACAGGGGAGCCCTTGAGGGCCCTGGGGCTCCACCCACTGCCACCGATGGTCCTTGGGAACCTATCCATAGCAGACCCCAGCAAGAGTCCCCACCTTAGCCCAGCAATGGCCCCAGTGGGCCTAGCAGCTTCTCCCTGCCACACCCAAGTCCCAGCCCTCTCTGACTCACCCCTGGGAACAGGAGCAACCCCAGCACCACCTCAGGCAGGCTGCCTGGTCCCCTGCAGGCCCACTCCTCTCCCGGGCCTCCCCAGCCAGGGCCCCCAGAGGAGCAGGGCCCCCTCAGGTATGGCTCTTGCCCACGTGGCAGCTCTTCCCAGGGCCCAGCAGCTCTGctcccccagccctcccagtCTGTACAACCCAAGTCCTGTCTTCTACCTGGATGTGGTGCCCTAGGGCGggggggcggggccgggcagAGTGTGAGAGTGAGTGTGCGAGGCTGCCCACAGCAGCCAGCACAACCTCCCAGGAGCACAGCAGGGTCAGGACTAGTGAGAAGCAGAAGTTACCGCCATACTTCGATACCCTAGACTGCTTGTGAACCTGGCCTCTCAGGTGGCAATGGCCTCAGCTGCCCTGCTGACCCCTGGGCAGCCACCCAGAGCACCCCAACCTAGAATTCCTAAGGAAACCCTGGTTAACCTCAAACTTGTGGCTGCTGGGTTCTGCCTGCCGCCCTTTGACCCACCCCAGGGAGGAGTCTGCGCTAAGGCAGCGTTCTCAGAGCCTGGCACCGACTGGCCAAGAAGGACCACAGACTCTCAGAGACCACAGCAAACCATCGGCCAGCCTCCCCAGCAGTGCGGCTCCAGTGCACCCCCTCCCCCACAGAACGAGCTGAAGGGGCAGTGCAGAGCCGTCCTGAGCCCTCAAGGAGGTCCCTGTGGGTACCTGTGAGTCAGGCTCCCACCCCCACTAGGCCTTGGGGTGCACCAGGCCTTTATCCCAGGGCTGGGGTCTCACCAGCCACAGGCTCCCACACTCAGCTGTGAAACCCAGAGCTGCTGGCTCTTCCACCTGCCCGGCAGGCAGCACTTCCCCAGGCTGAAGCTACATAGGCCCAAAGTCCCCACAGCTGGCCAATGTGCCACAACTACCCAGACTTTTAACACCAAGGAGCTACAAGAGGTACAGAGAGGCCAAGTCACTGATTCCAGATGGCTCAGCTgaggagagcagaggaagaggtgCTCAGACATTCTGGGCCCTCTGGGCCATGAGGCTCCATCAGAACACTTGTGCCCATAGACATGTGACCATGGAACCAAGGGCTCCCAGCCCTTAACCTTGCCAGGACCATCCCCAGTCTCTGGGCCTGGGTCACTACCCTTACTCCTCTGCCTGGATGCCTACCCTGCACTTCCAGTCATCAGACCCAAGACTGGGCACTTCTGTGGGACCCAACAGAGGCCTTGCCCCTAAGTCCGGGGTCATTGGAGTGGGGGTACCCTTACCTGATGGGCCAAAGACACCATGTGGGGAGTGCAGCCCAGCCCAGGGGAGGCTCTGTTCCTTACTTGTGGCCAAATGTGGTCAGCGGAAGCTCAAGGAACCCAGGACTAGCCCACAGTGGACTAGGGTTGAGGCAGGAGACCCAGACTTATCAGGGTACTCCTCATAGTAGCCAGTCTGGGTCCAGCCTGGCAGCACAGTCAGGACCTGCCTTCTCACCCCCAAAACCAAACTAGATTCACTTGACATTTAGGTAAGCTTCTAGGCCAGTGCTCATTCATGCTAGAGTGTGAGTGACTGGCCAGCCCTTCCCATATGAAATTTATTCCACAAAATAAATGATTCTATAGACTAAGTGGAGCTTGGAGCTCTGCAGGTAGAACTcgggaggagggaagcagctgaCAGAAGTCCTCCTTCGGGCTCCTGAGACCACCAGACTATCAGCCAAGAGGCAAGGAAGAAAGAAGGTGAGCCCACCCTGTCTGCTTGCTCACTGCCATGCCAGCCCAGCCTTGACCTTTgaccttccctctgccacccaaCTCTCATGGATACCTGAGGTCCCCAGGCTGTGCCTCTAAGCTCTCTGCCTTCTCTCTACACCCACCCATAGCCATTCCCAAGCCTGCCCAAACACCCCCAGGTCTGCCCTCAGCCCCGGTTCCCACCCCACAGAGAACAGCATGCCCTGATTCAAGACCCCAATCAGCCACCCTTCCTCCATGAGGGCAGAGGCTCTGCCACTGCTGTGTGGTGGCAGCCCCCAGGGAGCCAGGACTGAGTGGGTCCCTGAGAGATGCACCCCAAGTGGCTCTAGACGGCCCCTAGGGGTAGGACACCCTCCTCACCACACCCTTCCTGGGAGCATGAGTTTATACAGAGGAGCATCTGTGACTTTGATTTTAGTTAAATTAATAAACTAAGTTAAAAACCAAAGCGCCCTTTCTTCCACCCCATTTCGAAGCCAGGGATGCCCAGGCTCAGAGGAGTTCCAGGACAGTGTGAGGGCGCCCAGCCAGAGGCGGCAGGCCAGGCTTGAGCACCCCAGGCCCTGACCTCAGGCAGCAGGAGCACCCACGCTGGGGACGGCCAAGGACGCACCCTCCCCTCAGCTTCTCCTACTTAGAAAGTCCAAAAAGACTCTCAGCGCCCCCGCCCCCAGAGTCAGTCACGGAGTGGCCCAGGCTTGACCTGACTGGGTCTGCCCAGGGACTGTGCAACCACAGAATCCAGGAAATGGCCTCAATGTCAAAGTCCCAAGACATGGCCATACACAAGGACACTGCTTGCCTGAGGGCACCAGGCACACCTGCTAGGCCCACAGGGCCTCAGTTAGTCCTCCCCCCTTAGCAATGCGGAGGGGAGACTCAGGTTTCTGTGGCTGAGCCGGGTCAGGCCCTGCTGGACAGCCACCTCCTGCTCCCAGTCCCAGAGGCCCAATTCAGCACCAGTGGCAAGTCCCTTCTCCCAGGAAGGCCACCACAGCACTCCCGCTCCCAGATGCCCAAGTCAGCTGACAGCCTGGGCTTCTCCCAGGAATGCCAGGAGGGACCAAGACCCAGCATCCAGGAACCTCAGGGAAGGGTGGGTGGCTCCAATCTGAACTGTCCAGGTGCCTTGAAAAAGGCAGCCAGGAGGAGCCTGCCCTGACTCCAGAAACTTCTGCAAGTCCCAGCAGACTGCTTGGGGTCCCCACTGCACCCACCCCGCATTCCCAATCCCAACTGGGGGTGTTCTCTGGGTGACCTGTCCCACCCAACTCCTCCAGGCTTGACCCTCCCCTGACCCCAGCCTCCATGAAGCACCACCCCCCAGATCTGCCCTCAGCCCTGGTTCCCACCCCACAGAGAACAGCATGCCCTGAGCCCGACCAGGATCAAAAGAAGGGACTTAGGTTTGGGATGGACTGTCAGGGCACAGGGGACCAGCTAGACTGCCCTCAGGAAGCCAGGGTCCCCACCTGCCCATCATTCGGAGCTCTCCGGCGCCCGCTGGCAGTCAGGGCCCCAGGGTCCCAATTTTGGCAGACAGATAGGTGCACACGCCAACCAGGGCCACTAAGGTGTCGGAGCAGACCCTGGCCCTGCACACACCCTGCGCGGGGGCGCAGCTGGGCCGCGGGCGCCCGGGATCGCTGACAGCCCAGACCCCGAGCCCTGCCCCACACAGACAGGTGCCCTCCCGCGCCCGCCCAGGCCGCGCGGCCCACTGACCCGAAGTCCTGATCCATGGACTTGAAAAAGAATTTGTAGGCGTGCACCGGCCGGTTGCTGAGCACGTTCTTGAAATCGGCCAGCGTGACGCGCTCGGGGGCCACGGGCAGCTTGACCAGGTACGGCGTCTCCTCCTCGTCCATGTGGTAGATGATCTTGGTCTCCGCCATGGCGCGGCGGCGGCGCGAGCCCGCGCGGCGCTCAGGGCCCGGCCCGCGGCTCGGACACGGGGCGCGCTCCCCGCCCGCCGGCCCGCGCCCCGCCCGGCCGCGCCGAGGCCCCCGCGCGCCCCCGGTTCCCGCCCGCGCTCCGGTCGCTGCCCCGCGGCCCGCGGCCGCCCATCCGCCGCCGGCCCGGGAGCGAGCGCGACGGACGCAGCACGAAGGGCCGCTGCTGCCCGCCGCCCCCTCGGGCCGCGCCGTTCAAGGACCGCCGGCCGGCCGGAGCGCGCGGCCCGCGGGGGCGCCCGAGAGCCGGCTGACGTCACCGGCCGCCCGCGGCGGGGCGGGCGGGGCTGCGCACGCGCGGGGCGGCGGGGCTGCGCGCGGGCGGGGCGcggccggcgggcgggcgggcgcgcgGGGCGGGTGGAGGGCCCTGGATGCACGCCCGCGCTAGCTCCCGGCTCGCTCGCCCCGGCGCCGCCCGCCCTGCGCCACTCTGCGCCCGGGCCCGGGGTCCCCGGCCAGACGCGCGGGGCGCCCCCAACACGTGCGCCGGCCTCAGTTCCAGCTCAGTCCTGGAGTCGGGGTACCCGGACAGACTGACGCGCCCGGGGTATTCGCGGAGGGACTCCCAGGAAGCCCCGCCCCCACCTGCGCGTCGCGTCCCCAGCTGTCAAAGGGAGGCCCCTCCCCCCGGCCAAGGcgcgcccccccccaccccatcggAGATGCACTGGGACCAGGGGAAGCGTCCACCCTCTCCCGAGGATGCACGGGTCCTGGGTGCCCAGAGTTCAGAGGCGTCCGGTCACTCTGGCGGCCTGTGAGGTGCACCGCAGGAAGCTGAAGATACTTGTGTCATACACCGAGCCAGCAGCACTCGGTTACTCTGCTCCTGGCATTAGCCCCAAACTCGTCCGCCCACTTCCGGGTCCCATGGGTGCTCCAGGAAACTCTGGCAAAGTGAATGCTTGCTCACGCGGGTGGAGAACTCGCGTGGCCATGGGTGTGCACAGAGGTGTCCAGGTGTGGTGCTCTGGCAGCTGCTGAGCCAGAAGAAGTTTGTCCTGTGTAGACTGGGCCAGCCTGAGGTCCTCTGCAGGGCAAGGAAGACCCAGTACACCCCCCAGGCTGTGAAGGGTCCAGCCATTTGCTGCTCTGCTGGCCTGGAGGCTTTCCCTGCCCCCACTCCAGGAGAAAGATTCCGGGCCATTAGAAGGAGTCCCAGGCTGGCCAGAATGGGGGCAATCCTAGGATGCAGTAGGAATGATGGGGGAAGGCATGTGTCAAGCCCCTTGTGACCTGGGACTCTCCCATCTGCCTCGTGGTGGTCATCCCAGGCCCTGGACCAACACAAAGAAAGACCCCACTACTGCCTGGAAGACCCAGAAGTTGGACAGAAGTCCCCAGTATAGCCTAGGCCCAGTGTCCTGGCCCCTGTAACTTCAGCTTTGATGGGTAGGACTAGCAGGATTCTGCCATCCTGGGCACCACCTCCCCATCACCTGGAGGCAGGCCCTCTCCCTTCAGGCCTTAGTTTCCCCGGAGGTGACCTGAAGAAACAGGCAGGATGGCCTTGGATGATCTGACCCTGAAAGGTCTCTGCTGGTGCCCAAGGAAAGAGGAAACCAGTCCCTGCCTTGAGAGCCCCGTAGGCTGGACACAAACAGCTGTGGGTTGAGTCAGGGACTGGGGCTGGCTGCCCTCTAGCTCCCAACATTTAGCCCCAGTTGTAGAAGAGGACAGTACCCAGAGGCCTGAGGCTGATGCCAACACTGGGGCCCCACTGGGTGAGTGTGTGGCCAGAGCCTGAGCCCCTGCAGGAAGGGCTTGTCCAGTGACAGTGTAGGCACTAGTAGGGCCACAGGCTACTAGGCTGGAAGAGAGGAGCACCTCCCCAAGCCAGCATTCCCACATACCTTGGCACTGTGGGATCCTTGAGGGTGACTGCCACCCTTTCCTGCTcccactaaatatatatatatatatttcgtaccagggattgaacacagggccaaGGGGCACCAGTGAAACAAAtcccacagcccttttttgttgtttttttagacaaggtctcccaaaattgcttagggcctttgctaagttgctgaggctggttttgaacttgcgatcttcctgcctcagcctcctgacctactgggattataggcatgtgccacggtgcccagctCTGCCCCCACTATTCTGAGGGCACTAGAGGAGGGGCCGTGGTGGCAATTCAGTTCTGTGCATACTTTCTCCCCTCACCTATACCCCATGTTTGTGCCAAGAGCACACTGTCAGCTCCTAGCCAGAGGCTGAGCGGAGGGCCAGTGAAGCCCCTGTTGGCCAGGCCCTGCAGCGCCACTCTTCTGCCCATCTCCTGCACTCCATCCAGTGTCAGACCTGCATCCTGGTGAAGCCGTCCTATCCACTCCAGGTCTGCTCCTCAGAGGACTTACAAACGTGGTCCCCTCTGTCCTCATGTGCTTCCCTCCCCACTGTCCAAATAAACAGAAGAACTGAGACCCCTTCACTGTCAGAAGTAAGCAGCAGAACTGGGTCCAATGTCCCCTTTCCAGGACACTTGCTCCTAAGAGGACCCAGACCTTCCACTTGCAGGGAGGGACATAACTGTGGCACTTCAAGGAGAGTAAGAACACTTGTTTAGGAGTTCCTGGGGGGACCGATGGACACTTTTGTAGACATACCTGGGCCGAGTCTAAAAGTCAAATGTGGCCTTTATTGTGATGTGGCAAAACCCCCAACAAGACCAAGTGTGGCAGCACATAGAATTGTCCTCACCCCCAACTCTATCCTCAGTCAAAACAAAAGCCAGGATgtggccccagccccagactccaGCCCGGGGAGGGGCATTGGTCAAGGTCGTAAGGAGCCCAGTGACTGTCAAGTGGGCCAtggaaaaaagggagagaaagctGGATAAAGGGTCAAAAGCAGAGGCAGAGCCAAGGGGTAGCCCCATTGGCCCAAAGCAGCACAGAGGGCCTGGAGTCCTCAGTCCCAGCACAGATCAGGCAGCACCCAGAAGGGATGCTGGGCAGTGCAGTTCAGACAGGCCCTTGGGGGCTCACAGTGGCACAGAGCTCCCCTGAAAAAAGGGGATGTGCCAGCCTCCCAGCTTCCTAAGCCACCAGGTTCTGACTGAGCTTCTCTGAACATCTTCCTGCCCCTAGCAGGGAGAAGCCAGGAGGGCCTGAAGGCTTGGTGAACATCGAGGATCTTGGCTGTGGCAGAAGTGGGGACAGGGCCACCAGTGGACAAAGGTGGCCAAAGTGTGGCAGCCACTGTGGCAGAGTCCCTAGGAGAATGAGGGTTATTCCTGGAAGAGGGAGTGAGGGCAGCCACTCTGGCCAGTCTGGACCAAGTTCCAGGAAAGCAAGCGGGCCAGCCGCTGGAAAGGAGCCCGGTGAGCATGGCAAGGTCAGGGGACATCCTCCAAGGCAGAGCTGCTGGCCAGCCAGGAGCCCAGGCTCCCTTTATTTGCAGTACTCTTTCCTGAACTCTGGAAGCCAACAGAAAAGCTGGTGTCAACTCTCTGCCCCCTTCCGTGGAAAACTAAGAGCAGACACTCTACAGAACttctcagactcctgagcagaGATGGTGAGGGTCTTCTACCCATGAGGCTTGCTGGAGCCCATATTTGGGGTCCTGGGAATGAGTAGGCTGGGGTTTTGCCTGGGTCCGCAGAGGGGTGGCAGAAACCTCCCTCCCAGTGCTCACCTTTGTCCAGGTCAATGCTCTTGGCAGGCAGGGGGCTGTGGGCCAGCTCAGCCCTCTCCTTCAGGATGTTGTTCTTGTAATCTGTATGGGGGGAGCAGGGTGAGGTCCTCCCGGGGGGGCCCTCCCCAGCCCGGGCCTTGGTGTCCGGCCTACCTAGTTGAATGTCGTCACTCCTGTAAGGAGCCTGGTCCTCTTTGGCCGCAGCAAACTCCGCCAAATTTACATCCTTCCTGGAGAGGCAGCAGGTTAGAGGTGTGGCCGGcctgggcgggggcggggcgggaggCGGCACTCACCCTGGGGCCTTTGCCGACTTCTTGTCCGAGTACTCGTAGCCTGCCGATGGAGGGAGACGGTGTTGGGGGCAGCCTGGCCCCTCCCCGAGGaagccacccccgccccccgcactTGGGCTCGCCATCCGCGGGGTCGCAGCATCCCTGAGCCCCTGGGTCTGGAACGCTCCCGCCTCACCTCCGCGGCGGCGCTGGCGTGTGGCCAGGACCACAGTGATGAGCAGGAGGATGAAGAGCAGGAGCGTGGCCAGCACGTAGCCCAGTTGCTGGAAGAAGTGGGCCCGGCCCTCGGGGACGATGACGTTGATGACGCTGCGGCCTCGCGCCAGCGTGGGGTCTGCGGGCCAGAGGGAGGCGTCAGGCACAGGCACCCGGGGAGGAAAACTGCCGCccgccgggggggggggggggcgccctCACCTGGGCCAGGGACACTGCCGTGGCCCGAGCCGTTGCCGGGCGAGGCCCGCGGAGGCGGCCCCGCGGCGGGCTCAGTGACCCTCAGGTGGAAGACCCGGCGCTCGTGCAGGCCGCAGTAGTGGTGGTGCAGGTGGCAGGAGTAGGTACCCTCGTCAGCCGGTTCCAGGGGGTCGATGCTCAGCGAGAAGTCCCCGCGGGCGAAGGCGTCGGCGCCCACCGCCACGCGGTCGCGCAGGAAGGGCGGCCCGTAGGCTCGGCGCTCTCCGGACGCATACAGGTCCAGCAGGCGGTCGGCTCGGTCGTGCGGCACCCCCGGCGGCTGCCGGTCCCAGTGCGCCACCTGCTGTGCCTCCTCCAGGTGCCGGTCGGTCCACACGTGCGCGCGGTTCACGCAGGTCAGCAGCGCGGGCGCGCCGCGCACCGCCGCCAGCACCTCCTTCTCGCCGTCCCAGAACGCGCGTGCGGCTTGGGCtgcggaggggaggggacggtCAGCGTCCGGCGGCGGGAGGGGCGGGGGGCCGCGCGCAGGGCCCACTCACGGTCGTCGGTGACCTCGAGGCGCACGGCCAGGCTCTCGTAGAGGTGGCAGTAGTGGTGGTGCAGGTTGCAGGTGTACAGCCCCTCGTCGCCCTCCTCCACCGCTGCTCCCGGCCCGCAGGGAGAGAACCGCCACGTGAGTTTTCCCGGCCACGCTCGCGCCCCGGCAGCCCGCATTCCCTGGGCACCCCGCGGGATTCCCTCTCCTCACCGCGGATAAGCAGTGAGAAGTTGCCGTCGTGGAAAGCGGAGGGCGACAGAAGGAGGCGGCCCCGGTCGCGCGGCTCGTATACGCGCTGCTCCCCAGCAGAGTACATGTCCACAAGTCGGCGCGCTGGGCCTCCAGGTCCGCCGCTGAGGTCCCAGTGGACCACACGCTGGCGGTCGTGCAGCCGGTCTTGGGTCCACACCATGCGGGGGCTCTGGCAGCGCAACACGGCCTGGGTACCCGCTGCCCAGCTCACTGCCGACTCAGATACCACCGAGCTGCCAGCTGTTGGAGACCCTGAGGGCCCTGGTGGGGAAAGGAGAGTCAGCAGGCTCGGGCCCAAGAGGACTAGTAGGAGTGGGGCTGGAAAAATGCAAAGAGGACTGGGCCCATGATGGGGGTAGAGTGGTCACTCACCTGAGGACAGGAGGACAGCAAAGCCTGGAAGCAGAGGAAGAGTAAAGCTGGGGAGGGGTGCCCTCAGCCTTGGTACCAGTCACCCCCCAGCCTGTGGCCACCTGGTTTCTGGGCCCTTCCTGAAGTCCTGGACAAGGCTGTTTCCATGATGCCCACTGAACTGTGGTGGGGGTAAAGCTGGAGAAGTGGGGACACAGGGGGGGGGGCTCCTGCAGCTGGACATGGGCAGTCCCCTCACACAGACCCTCTACCCTCACTGCCACCCTGCCTGGGTTTGGGGGACAGCTTCTACCCTTTGGGAGTGAGGAAGTTGTGCTCCCCCAGGGGCTGAGATGTAAGCCAGGATTTGACCCTTTGATGG
This sequence is a window from Marmota flaviventris isolate mMarFla1 chromosome 10, mMarFla1.hap1, whole genome shotgun sequence. Protein-coding genes within it:
- the Mxra8 gene encoding matrix remodeling-associated protein 8 isoform X1, which gives rise to MELPSGALLWKLLLLESFAVLLSSGPSGSPTAGSSVVSESAVSWAAGTQAVLRCQSPRMVWTQDRLHDRQRVVHWDLSGGPGGPARRLVDMYSAGEQRVYEPRDRGRLLLSPSAFHDGNFSLLIRAVEEGDEGLYTCNLHHHYCHLYESLAVRLEVTDDPQAARAFWDGEKEVLAAVRGAPALLTCVNRAHVWTDRHLEEAQQVAHWDRQPPGVPHDRADRLLDLYASGERRAYGPPFLRDRVAVGADAFARGDFSLSIDPLEPADEGTYSCHLHHHYCGLHERRVFHLRVTEPAAGPPPRASPGNGSGHGSVPGPDPTLARGRSVINVIVPEGRAHFFQQLGYVLATLLLFILLLITVVLATRQRRRGGYEYSDKKSAKAPGKDVNLAEFAAAKEDQAPYRSDDIQLDYKNNILKERAELAHSPLPAKSIDLDKEFRKEYCK
- the Mxra8 gene encoding matrix remodeling-associated protein 8 isoform X2: MVWTQDRLHDRQRVVHWDLSGGPGGPARRLVDMYSAGEQRVYEPRDRGRLLLSPSAFHDGNFSLLIRAVEEGDEGLYTCNLHHHYCHLYESLAVRLEVTDDPQAARAFWDGEKEVLAAVRGAPALLTCVNRAHVWTDRHLEEAQQVAHWDRQPPGVPHDRADRLLDLYASGERRAYGPPFLRDRVAVGADAFARGDFSLSIDPLEPADEGTYSCHLHHHYCGLHERRVFHLRVTEPAAGPPPRASPGNGSGHGSVPGPDPTLARGRSVINVIVPEGRAHFFQQLGYVLATLLLFILLLITVVLATRQRRRGGYEYSDKKSAKAPGKDVNLAEFAAAKEDQAPYRSDDIQLDYKNNILKERAELAHSPLPAKSIDLDKEFRKEYCK